One Leopardus geoffroyi isolate Oge1 chromosome C1, O.geoffroyi_Oge1_pat1.0, whole genome shotgun sequence DNA segment encodes these proteins:
- the LRRC8D gene encoding volume-regulated anion channel subunit LRRC8D, whose product MFTLAEVASLNDIQPTYRILKPWWDVFMDYLAVVMLMVAIFAGTMQLTKDQVVCLPVLPSPVNSKAHTPPGNADVTTNIPKMEAATDQDQDGRTTSDISFGTSAVTPDIPLRATYPHTDSTVSNQETKKEKKDPTGRKTNLDFQQYVFINQMCYHLALPWYSKYFPYLALIHTIILMVSSNFWFKYPKTCSKVEHFVSILGKCFESPWTTKALSETACEDSEENKQRITGAQTLPKHVSTSSDEGSPSASTPMINKTGFKFSAEKPVIEVPSMTILDKKDGEQAKALFEKVRKFRAHVEDSDLIYKLYVVQTFIKTAKFIFILCYTANFVNAISFEHVCKPKVEHLTGYEVFECTHNMAYMLKKLLISYISIICVYGFICLYTLFWLFRIPLKEYSFEKVREESSFSDIPDVKNDFAFLLHMVDQYDQLYSKRFGVFLSEVSENKLREISLNHEWTFEKLRQHVSRNAQDKQELHLFMLSGVPDAVFDLTDLDVLKLELIPEAKIPAKISQMTNLQELHLCHCPAKVEQTAFSFLRDHLRCLHVKFTDVAEIPAWVYLLKNLRELYLIGNLNSENNKMIGLESLRELRHLKILHVKSNLTKVPSNITDVAPHLTKLVIHNDGTKLLVLNSLKKMMNVAELELQNCELERIPHAIFSLSNLQELDLKSNNIRTIEEIISFQHLKRLTCLKLWHNKIATIPPSITHVKNLESLYFSNNKLESLPVAVFSLQKLRCLDVSYNNISAIPIEIGLLQNLQHLHITGNKVDILPKQLFKCVKLRTLNLGQNCITFLPEKIGQLSQLTQLELKGNCLDRLPAQLGQCRLLKKSGLVVEDHLFDTLPLEVKEALNQDINIPFANGI is encoded by the coding sequence ATGTTTACCCTTGCAGAAGTTGCTTCACTTAATGACATTCAACCAACTTACCGAATCCTGAAACCATGGTGGGACGTGTTTATGGATTACCTGGCTGTCGTTATGTTGATGGTAGCCATCTTTGCGGGAACCATGCAACTTACCAAAGATCAGGTGGTCTGCTTGCCGGTATTGCCATCTCCTGTAAATTCAAAGGCACACACCCCACCGGGAAATGCCGACGTTACCACCAATATCCCCAAGATGGAAGCAGCCACTGACCAAGACCAAGATGGGCGGACGACAAGTGACATTTCCTTTGGCACATCTGCTGTGACACCTGACATACCTCTCAGAGCCACATACCCTCACACAGATTCGACAGTTTCAAAtcaggagacaaagaaagagaagaaggatcCAACAGGCCGAAAAACAAACTTGGATTTTCAGCAATACGTATTTATTAATCAGATGTGTTACCATCTGGCCCTTCCGTGGTATTCTAAGTACTTTCCATACCTTGCTCTTATACATACTATTATTCTCATGGTCAGTAGCAACTTTTGGTTCAAATATCCAAAAACATGCTCAAAAGTAGAACATTTTGTTTCAATATTAGGAAAGTGCTTTGAGTCTCCGTGGACTACTAAAGCGTTGTCTGAGACAGCGTGCGAAGACTCGGAGGAAAACAAGCAGAGAATAACAGGTGCCCAGACTCTACCAAAGCATGTGTCTACCAGCAGTGATGAAGGGAGCCCCAGTGCCAGTACCCCGATGATCAACAAAACAGGCTTCAAATTTTCAGCCGAGAAGCCGGTGATCGAAGTCCCCAGCATGACCATCCTTGATAAAAAAGATGGGGAGCAGGCCAAAGCCCTGTTTGAGAAAGTAAGGAAGTTCCGTGCTCACGTGGAAGACAGTGACTTGATCTATAAGCTCTATGTGGTCCAAACATTTATCAAAACAGCCAAATTCATTTTTATCCTCTGCTATACCGCAAACTTTGTCAACGCAATCAGCTTTGAACACGTCTGCAAGCCCAAAGTGGAGCACCTGACTGGTTACGAGGTATTTGAGTGCACCCACAATATGGCTTACATGCTGAAAAAGCTTCTCATCAGTTACATATCCATTATTTGTGTTTATGGTTTTATCTGCCTCTACACTCTCTTCTGGTTATTCAGGATACCTTTAAAggaatattcttttgaaaaagtCAGAGAAGAGAGCAGCTTCAGTGACATTCCAGATGTCAAGAATGATTTTGCGTTCCTTCTACACATGGTAGACCAATATGACCAGCTGTATTCGAAGCGCTTTGGCGTGTTCTTGTCGGAAGTCAGTGAAAATAAACTTAGGGAAATCAGTTTGAACCACGAGTGGACGTTTGAAAAACTCAGGCAGCACGTGTCCCGCAACGCGCAGGACAAGCAGGAGCTGCATCTGTTTATGCTGTCTGGCGTGCCCGATGCTGTCTTTGACCTCACAGACCTGGATGTGCTCAAACTTGAACTGATTCCGGAAGCTAAAATTCCCGCTAAGATTTCTCAGATGACTAACCTCCAAGAGCTTCACCTCTGCCACTGCCCTGCAAAAGTGGAACAGACTGCTTTTAGCTTTCTCCGAGATCACTTGAGATGCCTTCACGTGAAGTTCACCGATGTGGCAGAAATTCCTGCCTGGGTATATTTGCTCAAAAACCTTCGAGAGTTGTACTTGATAGGCAATTTGAACTCTGAAAACAATAAGATGATCGGACTTGAATCTCTCCGAGAGTTGCGGCACCTTAAGATTCTCCACGTGAAGAGTAACTTGACCAAAGTTCCCTCCAACATTACAGATGTGGCTCCGCATCTTACAAAGTTAGTCATTCACAATGACGGCACTAAACTCTTGGTACTGAACAGCCTTAAGAAAATGATGAATGTCGCCGAGCTCGAACTTCAGAACTGTGAGCTGGAGAGAATTCCCCATGCTATTTTCAGCCTCTCAAATTTGCAGGAACTGGATTTAAAATCGAATAACATACGCACAATTGAGGAGATCATCAGTTTCCAGCATTTAAAACGACTGACGTGTTTAAAATTATGGCATAATAAGATTGCCACCATTCCTCCCTCCATCACCCACGTCAAAAACTTGGAGTCACTTTATTTCTCTAACAACAAGCTGGAATCCTTACCGGTGGCAGTGTTCAGTTTACAGAAACTCAGATGCTTAGACGTGAGCTACAACAACATTTCGGCGATTCCCATAGAAATAGGATTGCTTCAGAACCTGCAGCATTTGCATATCACCGGGAACAAAGTGGACATTCTGCCAAAACAGTTGTTCAAATGCGTGAAGTTGAGGACTTTGAATCTGGGGCAAAACTGCATCACCTTCCTCCCCGAGAAGATTGGTCAGCTCTCCCAGCTCACTCAGCTGGAGCTGAAGGGCAACTGCTTGGACCGCCTGCCAGCCCAGCTGGGCCAGTGTCGCCTGCTCAAGAAAAGCGGGCTTGTTGTGGAAGACCATCTTTTTGACACCCTGCCACTCGAAGTCAAAGAAGCATTGAATCAAGACATAAATATTCCCTTCGCGAATGGGATCTGA